From Cydia strobilella chromosome 4, ilCydStro3.1, whole genome shotgun sequence, the proteins below share one genomic window:
- the LOC134740769 gene encoding dynein axonemal heavy chain 7-like, with amino-acid sequence MQRGNKPSRKKSQPESSSSSSMAKVRKYDMMPEDFKIRTHPLYSLPEELLKFPSKPTKSKKQQESKPAAKKRPTVIQSFNALRKAREEFRSKLMSLICQSAPGEDGDGRPPTEEENKARYYYYIHYGLDTIHVAPLDNRTILRVYNLLTLKLRQWKDTLFAITAEMREDFIMSMKKAIVDFVLKDPNEKEDTGTEGAFKNEEVFKDGSLRSRYGVSKATLLKDLYSVNPCIAQVLQIWWKQFNNLRLISMKDITQIHEAYELQDFCFVCKRHIEAACNVLTLQWIPTLQAVFLQGIKKKQIPDTKYARKIKHYYNCLACMMTYNLQTLCLKSMKDFTEYIMDVTGDNQGFVINAVFQDDGIEFEPPFDEFIDRLSIIYDFLIDACRQYPRLETILYYDYVSHSRSTLQPKIDRELVEKYRQNIHDLISEQRLGPESRTKDFDPYVCLLNGESRMKVESFLKSVPEKTFEQFCDESVKYVELARDMTLKLEGTIVIGMFRMQRTDLIGMLRQAALNMANVLLKRMTDDFRREIKSIHDDYSNISATLLRPPPDTAALMELIEYYGKAEDVLVDQMEDRLRNVMRYILFLGEYTTFTANEIKANSQAFHWYTRLPGIIEESKVICEQKMVEYQELLKVRIVKFIDDLDIYELQCDEVQYWGEINELPTYVAKAKTLDDKLSLALTKIDQFNEEEASFGYELSQYPKRKIIYDKLVPFKKLFDAGHEFIEKHRSWVNSQVGSFDPEDIEADVGYYYKNVFKLEKQFQDVPDTYRLAVAVREKIDEFKSNMPIVQTLGNPGIKPRHWEKISSIVGFPIILDEELTLQKVIDFNLADFIEKFESISEAATKENNLEKTLDKMMKEWADLRFEILPYKESGTYILSGVDEIQLLLDDHIVKTQTMKNSPYIKPFEEIILDWEGKLVLLQEILDEWLKVQATWMYLEPIFSSPDIQQQIPEEGRRFSAVDKMWREIMKACFTEPRVLDVITIEKMVDRLKRSNNLLELVQKGLNAYLEKKRLYFPRFFFLSNDELLEILSETKDPMRVQPHLKKCFEGIAKLSFTSDMVVTHMRSSEGEIVELVMTINTVAARGQVEKWLLELEKSMKVSVHNAVALSYDDYLARARQEWVLVWPGQAVQCVAMTFWTSEVTDAIHISIPAMMDYWHKCNFQISKIVDLVRGELSLQNRITLGALVVLDVHARDVLMLLIECKVHHDNDFNWLSQIRYYWEEQEEDLSWQIATRMINSQLMYGYEYLGNAGRLVVTPLTDRCFRTLFGALHLNLGGAPEGPAGTGKTETTKDLAKAVAKQCVVFNCSDGLDYLALGKFFKGLASCGAWSCFDEFNRIDLEVLSVVAQQIMSIQRGINSGATEMVFEGTLVQLDKTCAVFITMNPGYAGRSELPDNLKALFRSVAMMVPDYVLISEIELYAFGYLNAKPLAVKIVATYRLCSEQLSSQSHYDYGMRAVKSVLRAAGALKLRYPDEVEDVILLRSIKDVNLPKFLEHDVPLFMGIIGDLFPGLPLPLADLPHLVACLKEVCVPLNLQANDFFVEKVLQLYEMILVRHGLMLVGFPISGKTTSYHALGAALACVHEKGLMGENPVEWTVINPKSITMGQLYGQFDPVSHEWSDGILAVSYRAFAVSPNDNRKWLIFDGPVDAIWIENLNTVLDDNKKLCLMSGEIIQLAPTTNLIFEPMDLEAASPATVSRCGMIYLEPKGLGWHCLLESWLNTLPPALHSVNRNLIRTLFKRFMPPLLWLVELSGQTKQMYVTSRSNLVNSCMNIYDTFMDDFYNEKYVDSISDLDVRAQLEGIFFFSCIWSIGATLEASSRPKFDMMFRGLLDKEFPEKILEALKCPKVIHKPEKQYILIIPAGGTVYEFRYIKEGKGKWKPWQDDVISAPPISKDTPPNQILVTTLDSVTYLALFKLLVTHHKAVMMVGPTGTGKSSYIIDYLIKRVDTKVFKALIMAFSAQTNCNQTQDIIMGKLDKRRKGYFGPPVGCYSVVFVDDVSMPQAETYGAQPPIEVLRQGIDLGLWYDRKTNVAMRLIDVQFMCAMGKPTPGAKLITPRFSRHFNFLCIDEFDDETLRVIFNRIMAWHLDTRGFTRDFEPCIEEVVNGTLEVYKQCRLNLLPTPSKSHYTFNLRDFSRVILGVLLSVPDVTPDTQSIKRLWVHECLRVFSDRLVEDSDRQWMVKCLRAATEEHLNENFDILLSKLLNGPKDTITDLHLRNLIYCNFANPKVDTRFYMETTDMEHLNATVDAFLAEFNAMSKKPMNLVLFRFAIEHVSRICRVLAQPASHALLVGLGGSGRQSLTRLAASINEYDLFQVEMSRTYGKNEWREDLKSLLRKSSTPDLCMVFLFIESQIKEEGFLEDVNNMLNSGEVPNIFGADEKAELCEKIRVIDRQRDRSLQTDGSPTALYTYFVSIVRDQLHIVLAMSPAGTSLRTRIRKFPALVNCCTIDWFMEWPPDALLAVATRFLRDVELTDLERDTAIKLCQVFHTDTQELSRAFLLRLKRYNYVTPTAYLELINMFKSLLGKKRTELLTGEKRYLTGLDQLAVAAKSVAALQKALEVLQPKLAAGAAAVAETTAKVEMEKEGVAVVEAEVLKDQAAAEEQAAEAQGIKEECDADLAEAMPILNSALAALDTLTPQDITFIKTMKSPPKGIKLVMEAICILKEMKPDKVPNPSGVGTIEDYWGPSKKLLNDIKFLEGLQNYDKDNIPPAVMNKLMKTVMLDEGFVPEKIRAVSVAAEGMCKWVIAMTKYDKVAKVVAPKKQRLAAAQAVYDKAMAALAVKQAQLREVQLKLGKLEDALAEQNRQQKFLDDEVMDCSNKLKRAEMLISGLGGEKTRWTQIAKTLRETYNSLTGDILIAAGIIAYLGPFTAAFRIDQIKKWAQACHDCGMVCTLNYSLTKTLGEPVTIQQWNIDGLPADDFSVESAIILMTARRWPLMIDPQGQANRWIKNMEKPNNLNIVRMTQADLGRVLENAVQFGQPVLLENVLEELDPMLEPLLQQQTFRQGGALCIKIGDTIVEYSKDFKLYISTKLANPHYLPEVGVRVTLVNFMLAKDGLEAQLLARVVAKERPDLQQAKSDLTTQGAEHRRLLQEIERKILNVLSTSEHLLEDEEAVQILNSAKDTSNEIKEKQEVAMVTEKAIDTARDDYVPIAVHSTNLFFLIASLANIDPMYQYSLGWFEALFTAAINNTEKVDDIPQRLEILRAYFTYSLYANICRSLFEKDKLVFSLLLTITIMVAEGELEQSHVLFLLAGAQPRNVPPNPVQFLGPQAWAEFIGLNEFDRFHGLLNHFMANIDVWKAYCDLEDPQDQPLPSPWDKKCTPFEKMMILRCLRLDMMVPAVQDFVQNKMGRKFVEPPLFDLQSSYSDSHCCIPLLFVLTPGSDPMGTLLKFADDQGFGASRLFSLSLGQGQGPIAVKLIEEGVRSGTWVVLQNCHLAKSWMPMLEKICEGLKPDTTHPDFRLWLTSYPADHFPVYVLQNGVKMTNEPPQGLRANIARSYQSDPINNPEWFEGNKQPVYFKKLLFALCFFHAVVQERRQFGPLGWNIRYEFNETDLSISITQLNMFLNEYKDVQFVALRYLTGECNYGGRVTDDWDRRCLNTILFKFYNPKAIYDKKYNIDSTGTYYIPELKEHSEFIAYARSLPVATPPGVFGFHSNADITKHFQEANELLGTAIKTQDTMAGGGGGATPEEQAMAIAEDVLARLPAKILSGPSHEGDLKPAEMSPMSIVVIQEAARFERLVNIVRTSSRAVIGAVQGVSVLTDVTEEVLTSMVRGRIPALWAGKSYPSLKPFAAYVDDLLARLEFLQHWHANGPPVVFWLSGFYFPQAFLTAAQQSYARKYKIPIDQLAYHYEVQRMTELEELPAEGVYIKGLFMEGARWNRESFYIDESYTKVLYDTFPPVWLIPMKTVDLPVAEFYNCPLYKTGDRRGVLSTTGHSTNYILFMRLPGCKPPDHWIMRGVALLTQLHF; translated from the exons GGCGATAATCAAGGATTCGTTATAAACGCGGTGTTTCAAGATGATGGCATTGAGTTTGAGCCCCCGTTTGATGAGTTTATTGATCGGTTGTCTATTATATACGACTTTCTCATCGACGCCTGTCGACAATATCCACGTTTGGAGACTATACTGTACTACGACTATGTTTCTCATAGTAGATCAACGCTTCAG CCAAAAATAGATCGGGAACTTGTGGAAAAATACAGACAAAATATACATGATTTAATTAGTGAACAGAGACTTGGGCCCGAATCGCGAACCAAAGATTTTGACCCTTATGTCTGCTTGTTAAATGGGGAG tcCCGGATGAAAGTTGAATCCTTTCTAAAGTCAGTGCCTGAAAAAACATTCGAGCAGTTTTGCGACGAATCGGTCAAGTACGTGGAGTTAGCGCGAGACATGACGCTAAAACTAGAAGGAACTATTGTTATTGGAATGTTCAGAATGCAAAGGACAGATCTGATTGGCATGTTGCGCCAAGCCGCCTTGAATATGGCCAATGTGTTATTGAAAAGAATGACGGATGACTTTCGTAGAGAGATAAAGTC GATACACGACGATTATTCAAATATTTCGGCTACCCTGTTGCGCCCACCGCCAGACACAGCCGCCCTGATGGAACTCATAGAATACTACGGGAAAGCCGAAGACGTTCTGGTGGACCAGATGGAAGACAGACTGCGCAATGTCATGCGATATATTTTGTTTCTGGGCGAGTATACTACTTTCACGGcgaatgagataaaagctaatAGCCAAGCATTTCACTG GTACACGCGCCTGCCAGGCATTATTGAAGAATCTAAGGTAATATGTGAGCAAAAAATGGTAGAGTACCAGGAGCTTCTAAAG GTTCGAATCGTGAAGTTTATAGATGATTTGGATATTTACGAACTGCAATGTGATGAGGTGCAGTATTGGGGAGAAATCAATGAGTTGCCAACATATGTTGCAAAAGCGAAAACTCTCGATGAtaa GTTGTCATTAGCGTTGACGAAAATAGATCAATTTAACGAAGAAGAAGCTTCATTTGGGTATGAATTGTCACAGTATCCAAAgagaaaaattatatatgacaAACTTGTACCATTTAAAAAGTTATTTGATGCTGGTCACGAATTTATCGAAAAACATCGCAGCTGGGTGAATTCACAG GTTGGGAGTTTTGATCCAGAAGACATCGAAGCTGACGTAGGATATTATTACAAGAACGTGTTCAAGCTAGAAAAACAATTCCAAGACGTACCTGATACGTATCGACTTGCTGTAGCCGTTAG AGAAAAAATAGACGAATTCAAGTCGAACATGCCAATTGTCCAAACCCTGGGCAACCCCGGCATTAAGCCCAGACATTGGGAGAAGATATCCTCAATTGTTGGGTTTCCTATTATCCTGGACGAGGAGTTAACACTGCAGAAGGTGATCGACTTCAATTTAGCGGACTTCATCGAGAAGTTCGAAAGTATTTCGGAAGCTGCAACTAAAGAAAACAACTTGGAGAAGACATTGGACAAGATGATGAAGGAATGGGCAGACCTTAGATTTGAAATCTTACCTTACAA AGAATCCGGAACTTACATATTATCCGGTGTTGACGAAATACAATTGCTACTGGACGACCATATTGTTAAAACACAGACTATGAAGAACTCACCATACATAAAACCTTTCGAAGAAATCATTCT cGACTGGGAGGGCAAGTTGGTACTGCTACAAGAAATTTTAGACGAATGGTTAAAAGTTCAGGCTACTTGGATGTACTTGGAACCAATATTTTCGTCTCCTGATATTCAACAACAGATTCCTGAGGAAGGGCGTCGCTTCAGTGCTGTTGATAAG ATGTGGCGAGAAATTATGAAGGCTTGCTTTACGGAACCTCGAGTTCTGGATGTAATCACGATAGAAAAAATGGTAGACCGACTAAAGAGATCAAACAACTTGCTTGAATTGGTCCAGAAAGGCCTAAATGCGTATCTAGAGAAAAAACGGTTGTACTTCCCGCGCTTCTTCTTCCTGTCCAATGACGAGTTGCTGGAAATTCTATCAGAGACGAAAGATCCTATGCg aGTTCAACCTCATCTGAAAAAATGTTTCGAGGGAATCGCTAAATTGTCTTTTACTAGTGATATGGTTGTGACGCATATGCGCTCCTCTGAAGGAGAAATTGTGGAACTGGTTATGACGATCAATACCGTTGCTGCTAGAGGACAG GTGGAAAAATGGTTACTGGAGTTAGAGAAATCAATGAAAGTGTCTGTACATAACGCGGTGGCGCTCTCCTACGATGACTACTTGGCGCGCGCGCGGCAGGAGTGGGTGCTCGTATGGCCGGGCCAAGCT GTGCAATGCGTAGCAATGACATTTTGGACCTCAGAAGTGACAGATGCAATCCACATCAGTATACCGGCTATGATGGATTACTGGCACAAGTGTAACTTCCAAATCTCCAAAATAGTAGATTTGGTTCGCGGCGAGCTAAGTCTGCAGAACAGAATTACTCTTG GAGCCCTTGTGGTACTGGATGTGCACGCTCGTGATGTGCTCATGCTGCTTATCGAATGTAAAGTGCATCATGACAACGATTTTAACTGGCTTTCTCAAATACGGTACTACTGGGAG gaaCAAGAAGAAGATCTAAGTTGGCAAATTGCTACTCGCATGATCAACTCTCAGTTGATGTACGGCTACGAGTATCTCGGAAATGCGGGCCGCTTGGTCGTCACACCGCTTACCGACAGGTGCTTTAGAACTCTCTTCGGCGCTCTACATTTGAATTTAG GTGGTGCACCAGAGGGTCCGGCTGGAACTGGCAAGACAGAAACTACGAAGGACTTGGCAAAGGCGGTCGCGAAACAATGCGTTGTGTTTAATTGCTCAGATGGTTTGGATTACCTTGCGTTGGGAAAATTCTTTAAG GGTTTAGCATCTTGCGGTGCCTGGTCATGTTTCGACGAGTTTAACCGAATAGACCTGGAAGTGCTATCCGTGGTGGCGCAGCAGATCATGTCTATCCAGCGAGGCATCAACTCGGGCGCCACGGAGATGGTATTTGAAGGCACTCTCGTACAACTCGATAAGACTTGCGCAGTGTTCATCACCATGAACCCTGGTTACGCTGGACGATCGGAGCTGCCTGACAACTTAAAG gccTTGTTCCGTTCTGTGGCTATGATGGTACCTGATTATGTATTGATTTCTGAAATTGAGCTGTATGCGTTTGGGTATTTGAACGCAAAACCTCTCGCTGTCAAGATTGTAGCAACGTACCGTTTGTGCTCGGAACAGTTGTCTTCTCAAAGTCATTACGATTACG GCATGCGTGCCGTGAAGTCAGTGCTGCGTGCGGCGGGCGCACTGAAACTGCGCTACCCCGATGAGGTGGAGGACGTCATACTGCTGCGTTCCATCAAAGACGTTAACCTTCCCAAGTTTCTGGAACACGATGTGCCGTTGTTCATG GGCATCATTGGTGATCTGTTCCCTGGATTACCTTTACCCTTAGCTGATTTGCCACACTTAGTTGCCTGCCTAAAGGAAGTTTGCGTTCCTCTTAATTTACAGGCTAATGATTTCTTCGTTGAAAAG GTTCTTCAGCTATATGAAATGATACTCGTAAGGCACGGCCTTATGTTGGTCGGGTTCCCTATTTCTGGAAAAACGACAAGTTACCACGCCCTTGGTGCAGCTCTAGCATGTGTGCATGAAAAA GGACTAATGGGCGAAAATCCAGTAGAGTGGACAGTAATAAATCCGAAATCGATTACAATGGGCCAGTTGTATGGCCAGTTCGACCCTGTTTCGCACGAGTGGTCTGACGGTATTCTTGCGGTCAGTTACAGAGCATTCGCAGTTTCTCCTAACGACAACAG aaagtGGTTAATATTTGACGGTCCGGTGGATGCCATCTGGATCGAGAACTTAAACACCGTTCTGGACGACAATAAAAAGCTATGTCTCATGAGTGGCGAGATCATTCAGCTCGCGCCTACTACCAACCTGATATTTGAACCTATGGATCTTGAAGCTGCATCACCGGCTACG GTTTCACGTTGCGGTATGATTTACTTAGAGCCCAAAGGCCTGGGGTGGCATTGCCTGCTGGAGTCGTGGCTGAACACCCTGCCGCCCGCCCTGCACAGCGTCAATCGCAATCTCATTAGGACGCTATTCAAACGCTTCATGCCGCCTTTACTGTGGCTAGTTGAGTTATCAGGGCAAACTaag CAAATGTACGTAACATCACGAAGCAATTTGGTTAACTCGTGTATGAATATATATGACACATTTATGGATGATttttataatgaaaaatatGTGGATTCAATATCTGATCTTGATGTGAGAGCACAACTAGAG ggcatcttcttcttttcctgtatCTGGTCCATAGGAGCAACGTTGGAAGCTAGTAGCCGTCCGAAATTCGATATGATGTTTAGAGGATTACTCGACAAAGAATTTCCAGAAAAG ATCCTTGAAGCTTTGAAATGTCCTAAGGTTATCCACAAACCAGAAAAGCAATACATACTTATTATTCCAGCGGGTGGAACTGTGTATGAATTTCGTTATATTAAGGAG GGAAAAGGTAAGTGGAAACCTTGGCAAGACGACGTTATTTCCGCGCCTCCAATCAGTAAGGATACTCCGCCAAATCAGATACTGGTGACTACCTTGGACAGTGTCACGTACCTGGCTTTATTCAAGCTCCTGGTCACGCATCATAAAGCAGTCATGATGGTTGGACCAACTGGAACTGGAAAATCATCCTATATCATT gaTTATTTGATTAAAAGAGTTGACACGAAGGTATTTAAAGCTCTTATAATGGCATTCTCTGCTCAAACTAACTGCAATCAAACACAGGATATAATTATGGGAAAGCTTGACAAAAGAAGAAAAG GATATTTCGGTCCTCCAGTAGGATGCTATTCTGTAGTATTTGTAGACGACGTGAGCATGCCGCAGGCGGAGACTTACGGCGCTCAACCTCCTATAGAAGTTTTACGACAGGGCATAGATTTGGGGTTGTGGTATGATCGCAAGACTAATGTCGCTATGCGTTTAATAGATGTCCAG TTTATGTGTGCAATGGGAAAACCAACACCTGGAGCAAAACTGATTACCCCGAGGTTTTCTCGTCACTTTAACTTCCTGTGCATTGATGAATTTGATGATGAAACTCTTAGAGTCATCTTCAACAGGATAATGGCATGGCATCTGGATACAAG AGGATTCACAAGAGACTTTGAGCCATGTATCGAAGAGGTAGTCAACGGCACTTTAGAAGTTTATAAACAATGCAGATTGAATTTGCTGCCCACGCCATCCAAGTCTCATTACACCTTCAACTTACGTGACTTCTCTAGGGTTATTCTG GGTGTACTCTTGTCTGTCCCGGACGTAACCCCGGATACTCAAAGTATTAAGCGCTTATGGGTACATGAGTGTTTGCGAGTCTTCTCAGATCGTCTCGTGGAAGATTCGGACCGGCAATGGATGGTTAAATGTTTACGAGCTGCTACAGAGGAGCATCTCAACGAAAACTTCGATATATTGCTCTCAAAGCTTTTAAACGGACCGAAAGATACG ATAACCGACCTACATCTTCGGAATCTAATTTACTGTAATTTTGCAAATCCGAAAGTTGATACACGTTTCTACATGGAAACAACCGACATGGAACATTTGAATGCGACCGTGGACGCCTTCCTCGCTGAATTTAACGCTATGTCCAAGAAACCAATGAATCTTGTATTATTCAG GTTCGCTATAGAGCATGTATCGCGCATATGCCGCGTGCTTGCGCAGCCGGCGTCGCACGCGCTGCTGGTGGGGCTCGGTGGCTCAGGCCGCCAGTCTCTCACGCGTCTCGCGGCCAGCATCAATGAGTACGATCTATTTCAG gtAGAAATGAGTCGTACATACGGAAAGAACGAATGGCGAGAAGATTTGAAGTCTTTGTTGAGAAAGTCAAGTACTCCCGACTTATGTATGGTGTTTCTGTTCATTGAATCTCAG ATTAAAGAAGAAGGATTTTTGGAAGACGTAAATAACATGCTGAACTCTGGAGAGGTGCCAAATATTTTTGGAGCTGATGAAAAAGCAGAACTGTGTGAAAAGATAAGAGTC ATTGACAGACAAAGGGACAGGTCGTTGCAAACGGATGGTAGCCCGACAGCGCTATACACGTACTTTGTGTCGATCGTACGAGATCAGCTGCACATAGTGCTGGCCATGTCGCCTGCCGGCACCTCTCTGCGCACACGCATCCGCAAGTTTCCCGCGCTTGTCAACTGCTGCACCATTGACTGGTTCATG GAATGGCCGCCGGACGCCTTGCTAGCGGTAGCAACAAGATTCTTAAGAGACGTAGAGCTGACAGACTTGGAACGTGACACCGCAATCAAGTTGTGTCAGGTGTTCCACACTGACACGCAAGAGCTTTCACGCGCCTTTCTGCTGCGGCTCAAGCGCTACAACTACGTAACACCAACTGCCTACCTCGAGCTCATCAATATGTTCAAATCGTTGCTGGGTAAAAAGCGAAC GGAATTACTTACGGGTGAAAAGAGATATTTGACTGGATTGGATCAACTTGCCGTAGCTGCCAAGTCGGTCGCAGCGCTACAGAAAGCCTTAGAAGTGCTCCAGCCAAAACTGGCAGCTGGTGCGGCTGCTGTAGCCGAGACTACCGCAAAAGTGGAGATGGAGAAGGAAGGTGTAGCCGTAGTGGAGGCCGAAGTGTTAAAAGACCAAGCTGCTGCTGAGGAGCAG gcaGCGGAAGCTCAAGGCATTAAAGAAGAATGCGACGCAGATCTGGCGGAAGCCATGCCGATTCTCAACTCTGCTTTAGCAGCTCTGGATACTCTCACACCACAAGATATCACCTTTATTAAAACCATGAAAAGTCCGCCTAAAGGCATCAAGCTCGTCATGGAagctatttgtattttaaag GAAATGAAACCAGATAAGGTACCCAACCCGTCGGGTGTCGGAACGATAGAAGACTATTGGGGACCGTCGAAGAAACTGCTGAACGACATCAAGTTCCTGGAGGGTTTACAAAACTACGACAAGGACAACATCCCGCCTGCCGTGATGAACAAGCTCATGAAGACAGTCATGCTGGACGAGGGGTTCGTGCCGGAGAAGATCCGAGCCGTCTCCGTCGCTGCCGAAG GCATGTGTAAGTGGGTCATTGCCATGACGAAGTACGACAAAGTAGCAAAGGTGGTCGCGCCAAAAAAGCAGAGGCTCGCCGCCGCACAGGCCGTCTACGATAAGGCCATGGCTGCGCTCGCTGTCAAACAGGCCCAGCTCAGAGAG GTCCAACTCAAATTAGGAAAATTAGAGGATGCCTTAGCCGAACAAAATCGCCAGCAAAAGTTTCTCGATGACGAGGTGATGGACTGTAGTAACAAGTTGAAGCGAGCCGAAATGCTCATCTCAGGATTAGGAGGAGAGAAGACTAGGTGGACGCAGATAGCTAAAACTTTGCGGGAAACGTACAATTCTTTGactg GTGACATTTTAATTGCTGCTGGTATTATCGCCTATCTTGGACCATTTACTGCTGCTTTTCGAATTGATCAA ATAAAGAAATGGGCCCAGGCATGTCACGATTGCGGCATGGTGTGCACCCTAAACTACAGCCTGACTAAAACTCTGGGTGAACCAGTCACAATACAACAGTGGAATATAGACGGACTACCAGCCGACGACTTCAGTGTTGAAAGTGCTATCATTTTAAT GACAGCTCGTCGCTGGCCTCTCATGATTGACCCACAAGGTCAAGCAAATCGCTGGATCAAAAACATGGAAAAGCCTAACAACTTAAATATAGTGAGAATGACGCAGGCGGATCTTGGTAGAGTTTTAGAAAATGCTGTGCAATTCGGACAACCG GTGCTATTAGAAAATGTACTAGAAGAACTAGACCCAATGTTGGAGCCTTTACTCCAGCAGCAAACATTTCGTCAGGGTGGAGCACTCTGCATAAAAATAGGTGATACTATTGTGGAATACAGCAAGGACTTCAA ACTCTATATAAGCACAAAGTTAGCAAACCCTCACTATTTACCCGAAGTGGGCGTACGTGTGACCTTAGTCAATTTTATGTTGGCTAAAGATGGTCTTGAAGCCCAACTGTTAGCTCGCGTAGTGGCGAAAGAAAGGCCAGATTTACAACAGGCCAAGTCAGATTTGACAACACAAGGTGCCGAACACAGGAGGCTTTTGCAAGAGATTGAAAGGAAAATCCTTAATGTATTGTCCACGTCAGAGCATCTCTTAGAAGACGAGGAAGCAGTACAG ATATTAAACTCTGCTAAAGATACATCAAATGAAATCAAAGAAAAACAAGAGGTAGCCATGGTCACCGAGAAAGCAATTGATACCGCTCGAGATGATTACGTACCCATCGCTGTCCACTCTACTAATTTGTTTTTCCTTATTG cATCCTTAGCAAATATCGATCCGATGTACCAGTATTCTTTGGGGTGGTTTGAAGCTCTCTTCACCGCTGCcataaataatacagaaaaggTTGATGATATCCCACAGCGACTGGAAATATTGCGCGCTTACTTTACATACTCGCTGTACGCTAACATCTGCAGAAGTTTGTTTGAAAAG GATAAACTAGTGTTCTCCTTATTGCTGACGATCACAATAATGGTGGCCGAGGGCGAGCTAGAGCAGAGCCACGTGTTGTTCCTGCTAGCCGGCGCCCAGCCGAGGAACGTGCCGCCCAACCCTGTCCAGTTCCTTGGTCCTCAGGCCTGGGCTGAATTTATCGG ATTGAATGAATTCGACCGATTTCATGGCTTATTGAACCATTTCATGGCTAATATAGATGTATGGAAAGCCTATTGCGACCTAGAGGACCCGCAAGATCAGCCTCTGCCCTCGCCGTGGGATAAGAAATGTACTCCCTTTGag AAAATGATGATCCTGCGTTGCCTTCGTTTAGACATGATGGTACCAGCCGTTCAAGACTTCGTGCAAA ATAAAATGGGTCGCAAATTTGTTGAGCCTCCACTTTTCGATTTACAATCTTCGTATTCAGATTCACATTGTTGCATACCTCTTCTATTTGTGTTAACTCCTGGATCAGATCCCATGGGTACCCTGCTTAAATTTGCCGATGATCAG ggATTTGGAGCCTCCCGTCTTTTCTCTCTATCACTGGGCCAAGGCCAAGGTCCTATAGCTGTCAAGCTTATAGAAGAAGGCGTCCGAAGTGGTACTTGGGTGGTGTTGCAGAATTGCCATCTAGCCAAAAGTTGGATGCCAATGCTTGAAAag atttgtGAAGGTCTAAAGCCAGACACTACCCACCCGGATTTTAGGCTTTGGCTGACTTCGTACCCCGCTGACCACTTCCCTGTCTATGTGCTACAAAATGGAGTAAAAATGACTAATGAACCACCACAAG GATTAAGAGCAAATATTGCTCGGTCGTACCAGAGCGATCCGATTAATAATCCAGAGTGGTTCGAAGGCAACAAGCAGCCGGTGTATTTCAAGAAGCTGCTATTTGCGTTGTGCTTCTTCCACGCGGTGGTGCAGGAGCGGCGGCAGTTCGGCCCGCTGGGCTGGAACATCCGCTACGAGTTCAACGAAACCGATCTTAGCATCAGCATCACACAGCTTAACATGTTTCTCAATGAATATAAA GACGTACAATTCGTGGCTCTGCGCTACCTGACGGGCGAGTGCAACTATGGCGGCCGTGTCACGGACGACTGGGATCGCCGCTGTCTCAACACCATCCTCTTTAAGTTTTACAACCCCAAAGCTATCTACGATAAGAAGTACAACATTGACTCAACTG GCACCTACTATATCCCGGAACTGAAGGAGCATAGCGAGTTTATCGCGTACGCGCGATCGCTGCCCGTGGCTACGCCGCCCGGAGTCTTCGGCTTCCATTCCAACGCGGACATCACCAAACACTTCCAGGAGGCCAACGAACTGCTTGGCACGGCCATTAAGACACAG GACACAATGGCAGGAGGAGGTGGCGGCGCAACACCGGAGGAGCAAGCCATGGCCATCGCAGAAGATGTGCTGGCGCGATTACCTGCTAAGATTCTATCAGGCCCGTCCCATGAAGGCGACCTCAAGCCAGCCGAGATGTCGCCCATGTCAATCGTGGTCATCCAGGAGGCGGCGCGCTTCGAACGCCTCGTCAACATCGTCCGGACTAGCTCACGAGCTGTTATTGGCGCTGTGCAAG GGGTCAGTGTCTTAACGGACGTAACGGAAGAGGTACTGACGAGCATGGTGCGCGGGCGTATACCTGCATTATGGGCCGGCAAGAGCTACCCGTCGCTTAAGCCGTTTGCAGCTTACGTCGACGATCTTTTGGCCCGGCTTGAATTCTTACAG CACTGGCACGCGAACGGGCCGCCGGTGGTGTTCTGGCTGTCGGGCTTCTACTTCCCGCAGGCATTCCTTACGGCCGCGCAGCAGAGTTACGCCCGCAAGTACAAGATACCCATCGACCAGCTCGCCTACCACTATGAG GTGCAACGTATGACGGAGCTGGAAGAACTACCGGCAGAAGGAGTGTACATCAAAGGGCTCTTTATGGAAGGTGCCCGCTGGAACAGGGAGTCCTTCTACATTGATGAGTCGTACACCAAAGTCCTCTACGACACCTTCCCGCCG GTGTGGCTGATCCCAATGAAGACAGTGGATCTCCCCGTAGCGGAGTTCTACAACTGCCCATTGTACAAGACGGGCGACCGACGCGGCGTGCTGTCCACCACGGGCCACTCCACCAACTACATCCTGTTCATGCGGCTGCCCGGCTGCAAGCCGCCCGACCACTGGATTATGCGCGGCGTTGCGCTTCTTACGCAACTGCACTTCTAG